From the Selenomonas sp. oral taxon 920 genome, the window GCACAATTGACATCGTTTTCGGCGGAGGCGGGGAGGTCGAACTCCTCGTGCAGGATTGCCTTCCAGTTCGTTCCCGTATAGTCCGGAATGGCATCGGGCAGAGCGTAGACAATACGCCCCGCCGCAGCGTCAACCATACCCGCGGTGGAGATGGCGACGCCATGCACCGCATACTGCGCACGCGCCTCGCTGACAATGGCAGAGACCTTCTGCACGATGCCCGCACCGCCGTGTTCCCGTGCCTCGGTCGGTACGGAGCTGCGTGTGAGGAAGTGCCCGTCTGTATCCGCAATGCCGTATTTAATGGCAGTACCTCCGATATCGATGCAGATATACATTCGGTCCCTCCGTTCTATTGTTCTGTCCATTCAAAGCACCGACATCTCAGCTTCCCCCGTACCAACGGAGGAGGCTTAGGGAATACACCTACTCCACCTTGACCTTAAAGATTCCCTTCTTGAGCGGGGCGGGCGCGTCCACCTTCACGCCGGAGCGGTGCACATCCACCGGGAAGCAGATGAGGAAGTCCCCGGGACGCATGATCGTCGAGGAGGTCACATCGCCCTCTGCGGGAACAAAGTCCTTGTCTTCCTCGTAGGCGCCCATTTCCATGCGCTCCATATGGCTCACATCGATGCGCTCCGTCCCCGTGGCAAGAACGTGGATGTCGATGTAGGCGCGGTGCGCCTCCCAGATCTTCTCACTGCGCTCGCCCGTCGTATAGTGCGCGATGTTGACATAGACGTCGTCGCCCGCGATCTCATTGCGCCCCGTCGGGAGCGCGCCGAGGTCGTGCGTGCGGGCAAAGTCGAGTGCCTGACGGATGCGCGGCGGAAGAAATGCGTAGGTCTTCTCGTGATAAATGCTGCCGTAAATCATAGAAACCTCCTTCGTCTCTTCTTCTATCTTAACAGTCTCGCGTCCGCCGCGCAACTGTACGGACGAAGATCAGCCGACCACTTCGTTCGACGACCCGTTCCGCGCCTCCTCTTTCTCCCCCGCCAAAGACCGTCGTCCCCGCAGGTGCCTCATGCAATTGCATCGGCAAAACGACGCGCGATAAGCTGCGGGCGCGTGATCGCGGAGCCGACGATGGCGCCGAAGACACCCGTCTGCATCGCCTCCACCAGTTCCTCCGGCGTATTGATGCGCCCCTCGGCAAAGACGGGGATGGGCGCGTCCTGCGCGAGGCGGCGCATCAGCTCGAAGTCCGGCCCCTCGATCTGCGGACTGTACGGAGTATAGCCCGACATCGTGGTCGAGATCGCATCGACGCCGAGCTCCGCCGCCCTCATGCCCTCCTCATAGGTCGAAATATCGGCAAGGATAAGGCGATGTGCGGTATGGATGCGCGCGACGAGATCGCGCACGTCCGTCTGCTGCGGGCGCTCACGCGCTGTCATGTCCAGCGCAATCATCTCGCAGCCCGTCCCGATCAGCGCCTCCACCTCGCGCATGGTCGGTGTAATAAAGATGGGGGAATCCGCATAGTTCTGCTTGATAAGACCGATCACGGGCAGCTGCGCCTCGCTGCGGATCTCCTCAATGTCCGAGACACTCTGCGCACGGATCGCGACCGCGCCGCCCTCCTTTGCCGCGCGTGCCATACGCCCCATGATGAACGGGCTGTGCAGCGGTTCGTCCGGCAGTGCCTGACAGGAAATGATGAGTTTTCCCTTCACTTGATCAAAGAAATTCATCCAAAGTCCTCCAATTTATTTTTATTTATAATAATTTATTATAAATTATTCTATATTGTTCTTAAAAAGAAAAATACGAAAATATTTTCAGCCATAGGAGATATATTTCCGTATTTTTCACAATCATATTCGTCAGAGGTTTAATTGTTCCTCAACTTCATTTTTAATTACAGTTACCTGCGGTCCATAGATGACCTGGACACCATTCCCGCTCGCGAGCAATCCCCGGCTGCCGGATTCCTTGAGCAGCCGCTCGCTGACCTTGCCGGCATCCTTTACCGTCACACGAAGGCGCGTTGCACAGCAGTCAAGTTCCTCAATATTATCCCTGCCGCCGAGTCCCTCGATCACGAGGTCGGCACGATAATGATCCGACGCACTCTCCGCAGCGGCGGGTGCTTCCTGCGGCTCCGTCTCATCCTCACGCCCGAGTGTTTTGAAATCAAACTTCAGAATGAGATACTTAAAGGAGAAGTAGTAGAGGAAGAACCAGGGGATACCGACCATCGGGATGTAGAGCCAGTTCGTCTTTGCATCGCCCTGCAGCACACCGAACAGTATGAGATCGATACAGCCGCCCGAGAACGTCTGCCCGACCGTAATCTGCAGGATATGCGCAATCATAAAGGCGCAGCCGTCAAAGAACGCATGCAGCACATAGAGTGCCGGTGCAACGAAGAGGAAGGAGAACTCGATCGGCTCCGTGATGCCGGTCATAAAGGAGGTCAGTGCCGCAGAGAAGAGGAGACCGCCAACGACCTTCTTATTCTCCGGCTTTGCCGTCTGATACATGGCAAGACATGCGCCGATAAGTCCGAACATCATTGTGATAAAGCGTCCTGACATGAAACGTGAGATGCCGATATAGTAATGCTGTGTGTTCGGATCGCCAAGCTGGGCGAAAAAGATGCGCTGTGTCCCCTCGACGAGCTGCCCGTTGATGATCTCAGAGCCGCCGAGCGCCGTTGTCCAAAAAGGAAGATAGAAGATATGGTGCAGTCCAAACGGGCCAAGCATACGCAGGACGAATCCATAGATCAGTGTGCCGATGTAGCCCGTTGCATCAACAATACCGCCGAGCCCAAAGATCAGCTGCTGGAAATGCGGCCATACGAAGAACATAATA encodes:
- a CDS encoding YhcH/YjgK/YiaL family protein, which encodes MIYGSIYHEKTYAFLPPRIRQALDFARTHDLGALPTGRNEIAGDDVYVNIAHYTTGERSEKIWEAHRAYIDIHVLATGTERIDVSHMERMEMGAYEEDKDFVPAEGDVTSSTIMRPGDFLICFPVDVHRSGVKVDAPAPLKKGIFKVKVE
- a CDS encoding N-acetylmannosamine-6-phosphate 2-epimerase, whose protein sequence is MNFFDQVKGKLIISCQALPDEPLHSPFIMGRMARAAKEGGAVAIRAQSVSDIEEIRSEAQLPVIGLIKQNYADSPIFITPTMREVEALIGTGCEMIALDMTARERPQQTDVRDLVARIHTAHRLILADISTYEEGMRAAELGVDAISTTMSGYTPYSPQIEGPDFELMRRLAQDAPIPVFAEGRINTPEELVEAMQTGVFGAIVGSAITRPQLIARRFADAIA
- a CDS encoding PTS transporter subunit EIIC, with amino-acid sequence MSLFGQTSGESSFFAKAQRFGKSFMLPIAVLPAAGLLLGIGGALSNPNSVKAYPFLDIGWLQNIFTIMASAGSIVFANLAILFAVGIAVGLARSDKGTAGLASVLALLVMNATINALLIITGTLAKENLASVGQGMSLGIQTLETGVFGGVVVGLMTYLLHKRFNKIELPPFLGFFGGSRFVPIICSFSSIFLGCIMFFVWPHFQQLIFGLGGIVDATGYIGTLIYGFVLRMLGPFGLHHIFYLPFWTTALGGSEIINGQLVEGTQRIFFAQLGDPNTQHYYIGISRFMSGRFITMMFGLIGACLAMYQTAKPENKKVVGGLLFSAALTSFMTGITEPIEFSFLFVAPALYVLHAFFDGCAFMIAHILQITVGQTFSGGCIDLILFGVLQGDAKTNWLYIPMVGIPWFFLYYFSFKYLILKFDFKTLGREDETEPQEAPAAAESASDHYRADLVIEGLGGRDNIEELDCCATRLRVTVKDAGKVSERLLKESGSRGLLASGNGVQVIYGPQVTVIKNEVEEQLNL